In one window of Pseudobdellovibrionaceae bacterium DNA:
- the purH gene encoding bifunctional phosphoribosylaminoimidazolecarboxamide formyltransferase/IMP cyclohydrolase, whose protein sequence is MFKNALISVSDKTGLEKLAQALNSAHTRIVSTGGTAQILRDSGVSVLDVSEQTGFPEVMDGRVKTLHPRVHMCLLARGHVADDLALLEAEGLAPFDLVVGNLYPFVNAWEKQMRSGNVNEQEQVEYIDIGGPSFLRAAAKNYERITVVCDPNDYEWILNKRELTLDDRRRLAAKVFAHTSAYDSAVSAYLNQTAPAPQVIPEPETTAAGAFVQPLRYGENPHQQAGWYKNLTAGQSEGIHRAHVIQGKALSYNNILDIDAAVGTLREFDLGATCVAVKHNNPCGVGRSPDASVAVKKALAADPVSVFGGIVAINKTVDAEAAHLLSQLFLECVVAPEFSEDALQVFAKKPNLRILQWQNLMKKEAQVEWRSVLGGFLLQQQDAVAMTWSSDWKVVGGDLTDKVQEDLLFAWQVCAHLKSNAIAVAADGMTLGLGMGQVNRVDAVKQSLARAAEFHGGANGAVLASDAFFPFADSVELAADAGIQWIIQPGGSIKDDEVLAAAKKRGVGMVLTGQRHFRH, encoded by the coding sequence ATGTTTAAGAATGCTTTAATCTCTGTTTCTGACAAAACCGGCCTTGAGAAATTGGCTCAGGCTTTGAATTCAGCCCATACCCGAATTGTGTCCACAGGGGGGACGGCCCAGATTCTGCGTGACTCAGGAGTTTCAGTTTTAGATGTGTCTGAACAAACAGGGTTTCCTGAAGTTATGGATGGACGAGTAAAAACTCTTCATCCCCGAGTTCATATGTGTTTGCTGGCAAGAGGCCATGTGGCGGATGACCTGGCCTTACTAGAGGCTGAGGGCTTGGCGCCCTTTGATTTGGTCGTGGGTAATTTGTATCCGTTTGTTAATGCTTGGGAAAAACAAATGCGCTCGGGCAACGTCAATGAACAAGAGCAGGTTGAATATATCGATATTGGTGGGCCATCTTTTCTGCGTGCGGCAGCTAAAAATTATGAACGCATAACGGTGGTTTGCGATCCTAACGACTACGAATGGATCTTAAATAAACGAGAATTAACATTGGACGATCGCCGGAGACTTGCGGCGAAAGTGTTTGCTCACACCTCCGCATACGACTCGGCGGTGAGTGCTTACCTTAATCAGACCGCCCCCGCACCACAGGTTATTCCTGAGCCTGAAACCACGGCAGCAGGAGCCTTTGTGCAGCCCTTGCGTTATGGAGAAAATCCCCATCAACAAGCGGGATGGTACAAAAACCTAACGGCTGGTCAGAGCGAGGGTATCCATAGAGCCCATGTGATTCAGGGAAAAGCACTTTCGTACAATAACATTTTAGATATTGATGCTGCAGTGGGAACGTTGCGAGAGTTCGACTTGGGGGCCACCTGTGTGGCGGTGAAGCACAATAACCCCTGTGGAGTGGGGCGATCCCCCGATGCATCGGTGGCCGTGAAAAAGGCATTGGCAGCTGACCCCGTGAGTGTTTTTGGCGGCATTGTAGCGATAAATAAGACTGTGGATGCAGAGGCAGCCCATTTATTGAGTCAATTGTTTTTAGAGTGCGTCGTTGCTCCTGAATTTTCTGAGGACGCTTTACAGGTTTTTGCTAAAAAACCTAACCTACGAATTTTGCAGTGGCAGAATTTGATGAAAAAAGAAGCACAAGTGGAATGGCGTTCGGTGTTGGGTGGATTTTTGTTGCAACAGCAGGACGCCGTGGCCATGACTTGGTCATCGGATTGGAAAGTGGTTGGTGGTGATTTAACGGACAAGGTTCAAGAGGACTTATTGTTTGCTTGGCAGGTGTGTGCTCACCTCAAGAGTAATGCCATTGCGGTGGCCGCCGACGGGATGACACTGGGTCTGGGTATGGGCCAGGTGAACCGTGTGGATGCGGTGAAACAGTCTTTGGCTCGAGCGGCCGAGTTTCACGGCGGAGCCAATGGTGCCGTGTTGGCGAGTGACGCCTTTTTTCCTTTTGCAGATTCTGTAGAGTTAGCCGCCGATGCGGGGATTCAATGGATTATTCAGCCCGGTGGTTCAATTAAAGACGACGAAGTATTGGCTGCGGCCAAGAAACGTGGTGTGGGAATGGTTTTAACGGGGCAACGGCATTTTCGACATTAG
- a CDS encoding MCE family protein, which yields MFFNTPEFKVGVMVVVVATLIGIMSMKVAEGPNVFGGSNKYWFDLDDANGLVKNSAVKVAGIKVGIIEDIELVEGGRARVHLLVGKDVKLTQSSEVEIRADGILGDKHVEIIPGKTSDPLIASGSEISSPNKQSSINELVNEVGRITDSLRGLADTLNKAMSGEGDRTTPLGRIVNNIENLTQDLSDVSGQNKENLNQIIERVASITESLDNYLGKDGEGGLGHSIDKAIASLSRIDRSLKNVEEITAKINNGEGTLGRLVNDEETINEINQAVYNVNELIGGAQTLETSVDYHSEYLASADVFKSYLSFKFQPGLDRYYELSVIDDPRGVTRNTELVEQIDSNPQTTTRSAETKLEDIKFTALFAKNFYNWTVKGGIIENAAGMGFDYNLFRRRMKLSLELYEFTDLNLRAFARYNFFRGVYVVGGGDDLVSTAGNGSAFFGAGLFLTNDDLKLFASQVSF from the coding sequence ATGTTTTTCAATACGCCTGAGTTCAAAGTTGGTGTGATGGTTGTGGTGGTGGCTACACTCATTGGCATTATGTCGATGAAAGTGGCCGAAGGCCCTAATGTATTTGGTGGCTCCAACAAATATTGGTTTGATCTCGATGACGCCAACGGTTTGGTTAAGAACAGTGCTGTAAAAGTGGCTGGTATTAAAGTCGGTATTATTGAAGACATTGAACTGGTCGAAGGCGGGCGGGCGCGAGTCCATTTGTTGGTAGGCAAAGATGTGAAACTCACTCAGTCTTCAGAGGTTGAAATTCGGGCGGATGGAATCTTGGGTGATAAACACGTTGAGATAATTCCAGGAAAAACCAGTGATCCACTCATCGCGAGTGGCTCGGAGATTTCAAGCCCCAATAAACAAAGTTCAATCAATGAGCTGGTCAATGAGGTGGGGCGTATTACCGACTCGCTCCGCGGCTTGGCTGACACTTTGAATAAGGCCATGAGTGGAGAAGGGGATCGCACCACTCCCTTGGGCCGCATTGTTAATAACATTGAAAATCTCACTCAAGATCTATCTGATGTTTCCGGACAGAATAAAGAAAATTTGAATCAAATTATCGAGCGTGTGGCATCAATCACAGAAAGTTTAGATAACTACCTAGGTAAAGACGGCGAGGGAGGCCTCGGTCATTCTATTGATAAGGCGATTGCCAGCTTATCTCGCATTGATCGTTCATTGAAAAACGTAGAAGAAATCACCGCCAAAATAAACAACGGCGAGGGGACCCTGGGGCGTTTAGTTAACGACGAAGAGACTATAAACGAAATCAATCAGGCTGTTTATAACGTCAATGAGTTGATTGGGGGTGCGCAAACCCTTGAAACCAGCGTTGACTATCACTCAGAGTATTTGGCGAGTGCCGACGTTTTTAAGTCATATCTTTCATTTAAATTTCAGCCGGGCCTAGATCGCTATTATGAATTATCTGTGATTGATGATCCAAGAGGCGTGACTCGAAATACGGAACTGGTTGAGCAAATCGACAGTAATCCACAAACGACCACCCGCTCGGCAGAAACCAAACTTGAGGACATTAAATTTACAGCCTTGTTTGCTAAGAACTTTTATAACTGGACGGTCAAAGGTGGAATCATTGAAAATGCGGCGGGCATGGGATTTGATTATAATCTTTTTCGTCGTCGGATGAAGTTATCGTTAGAACTGTACGAATTCACAGACCTTAATCTTCGCGCATTTGCTCGCTATAATTTCTTTCGCGGCGTTTATGTCGTGGGCGGGGGCGATGATTTAGTTTCAACAGCTGGAAATGGATCGGCCTTTTTTGGGGCGGGACTATTTTTAACTAATGATGATTTAAAACTCTTTGCGTCGCAGGTTTCGTTTTGA
- a CDS encoding ATP-binding cassette domain-containing protein, protein MQAPAVALRGVRKSFDGGKKFVLDGIDLEIPRGQLTIIIGYSGTGKSVLLKHVLGLIHPTEGRVQVLGNDVNEMRPRELIRFRTRLGVLFQHVALFDDMTALENVCFPLREHKPDLRPEKIVEIGIDKLKQAGFDRQHYGKYPNELSSGMLKRVGLARALALDPEILLYDEPTTGLDPILTEMVDNLILDTHRQQKNSTGIVVTHDLAAAFKIGDYIVMLDKGRVLLSGRPEDFLSSNEELVQRFIEKGYKKS, encoded by the coding sequence ATGCAAGCGCCGGCGGTGGCTTTGCGCGGTGTACGCAAGTCTTTTGATGGCGGAAAGAAATTTGTTCTAGACGGCATCGACTTAGAAATTCCTAGAGGACAACTGACAATTATCATTGGTTATAGCGGTACCGGCAAAAGTGTTCTTTTGAAGCATGTTCTGGGGTTGATTCACCCCACAGAAGGTCGGGTTCAGGTTTTAGGTAATGACGTGAATGAAATGCGGCCCAGAGAGCTGATTCGGTTCCGCACCCGACTCGGGGTATTGTTTCAGCACGTCGCCCTTTTTGACGACATGACAGCCTTAGAAAACGTTTGCTTCCCTTTGCGCGAACACAAGCCTGATTTGCGTCCCGAAAAGATCGTCGAAATAGGAATTGATAAACTGAAACAAGCGGGCTTTGACCGTCAGCATTACGGAAAATACCCCAATGAACTCAGCAGCGGAATGTTAAAGCGAGTGGGGTTGGCCAGAGCCCTGGCCTTAGATCCAGAAATTCTTCTGTACGATGAGCCCACCACGGGATTAGATCCCATTTTAACTGAAATGGTTGATAATTTGATTTTAGACACGCACCGTCAGCAAAAGAATTCAACGGGCATAGTTGTCACGCATGATTTGGCTGCGGCCTTCAAGATTGGTGACTATATTGTTATGCTTGATAAAGGCAGAGTTTTGTTGTCTGGTAGGCCAGAGGATTTCTTGAGTTCTAACGAAGAGTTAGTGCAGCGCTTTATCGAGAAAGGTTACAAAAAGTCGTAA
- a CDS encoding ABC transporter permease, with product MFHGFFVETGRTIIFFKQSFPLLFTQPYRFGEIIRHMEFIGNKSIFIIALTGAFTGMAMSYQIYLGFNLVNATNLVGPTVALGITRELGPVLTGLIVAARAGGAMAARLATMRVSEQIDAMEVMGIDPRQYLVAPRLVAALVSMPLLCGMFDFVAMSGSYYLCVHVLHLDEAIFWDKIQLWLNPRDINEGLIKAAIFGGTFGAICTYRGYHASGGAKGVGEATNSGVVFSMVLIIVVNFFTTNIIRLFYSIKDAL from the coding sequence ATGTTCCATGGTTTTTTTGTGGAGACAGGTCGCACCATCATTTTCTTTAAACAATCGTTTCCGTTGTTGTTTACCCAGCCCTATCGGTTTGGCGAAATCATTCGCCATATGGAGTTTATCGGAAATAAATCTATTTTTATTATCGCATTGACCGGTGCCTTTACAGGCATGGCCATGTCCTATCAGATCTATTTGGGTTTTAATTTGGTGAATGCGACAAACCTAGTTGGACCAACGGTCGCGCTCGGTATTACCCGCGAGCTTGGACCCGTGCTTACGGGATTGATTGTGGCGGCCAGAGCCGGTGGTGCTATGGCAGCGCGGTTAGCCACTATGCGGGTTTCCGAACAGATAGATGCCATGGAAGTTATGGGTATAGACCCGCGCCAGTACTTGGTGGCACCGCGGTTGGTGGCCGCACTGGTTTCAATGCCACTTCTTTGTGGAATGTTTGATTTTGTGGCCATGTCGGGATCGTATTATCTCTGTGTTCATGTTTTGCATTTGGATGAGGCCATCTTTTGGGACAAAATTCAGCTCTGGTTAAATCCGAGAGACATCAATGAAGGTTTGATTAAGGCCGCTATTTTTGGCGGCACATTTGGAGCCATTTGTACCTACCGGGGATATCATGCCAGCGGCGGCGCTAAAGGCGTGGGCGAGGCGACCAACTCCGGCGTGGTGTTCAGTATGGTTTTGATCATCGTTGTGAATTTTTTCACCACAAATATTATTCGCCTATTCTACTCGATCAAGGATGCCCTTTAA
- the alr gene encoding alanine racemase, whose protein sequence is MNSGPRLRSTFASIDLEKLCANLTELRSMVAPEEFFCPMVKANAYGHGAIEVSKQLVKIGVNHLGVALVEEGVQLRVAGLDKVQILVFGPTYTDVSAHALLAHKLTPVLSSWEEVKVLDQNLPLNSQYPVHIKFDTGMHRLGFSPAEVIPLRKYFDAQKKLHVQGLCTHLSDGEDLFNAEGYTQTQLRAFRHILSGWSGEFSVHALNSAALVARHQSGNELSKGLGARPGISLYGVCPEILGTQEGHADPKKPRLHGVLQVHSSIVNLHRIDKGQRVSYNGRWQAPRPSVIGTVAFGYADGFPRRLSNKGVVLYRGQRVPVIGTVCMDYILVDITDVATPPPILGEEVVVIGQQQDQAIAADEIATLAETISYEIFTGIASRVPREYLSGNISEVKA, encoded by the coding sequence ATGAATTCAGGTCCGAGGCTGCGCTCCACATTTGCCAGTATTGATCTTGAAAAACTTTGTGCAAACCTGACTGAGTTGCGAAGCATGGTCGCACCAGAAGAATTTTTCTGTCCTATGGTTAAGGCAAATGCCTATGGGCATGGTGCCATCGAAGTATCAAAGCAATTAGTGAAAATAGGAGTGAACCATCTTGGTGTGGCCCTTGTTGAAGAAGGGGTGCAGCTCCGAGTGGCGGGGCTGGATAAGGTGCAAATACTTGTGTTTGGTCCTACCTACACCGATGTTTCGGCTCACGCATTGCTGGCCCACAAGTTAACTCCGGTTTTAAGTAGCTGGGAAGAGGTGAAAGTTTTAGATCAAAACCTGCCACTGAATAGCCAATATCCCGTACACATTAAGTTTGATACCGGAATGCATCGATTGGGCTTTTCGCCAGCTGAAGTCATACCCTTGCGAAAATATTTCGATGCGCAAAAAAAGCTGCACGTGCAGGGTCTGTGCACACATCTTTCTGACGGGGAGGACCTATTTAATGCAGAGGGATATACCCAAACTCAACTTCGAGCCTTCCGCCACATTCTCAGTGGCTGGAGCGGAGAATTCTCTGTACATGCCCTCAATAGTGCCGCTCTTGTGGCTAGACATCAAAGCGGCAATGAGTTGAGTAAGGGGTTGGGGGCACGCCCTGGTATTTCCCTGTACGGGGTTTGCCCTGAGATTTTGGGGACACAGGAGGGCCATGCGGATCCAAAAAAACCTCGTTTACATGGTGTGTTGCAGGTGCACAGCAGTATTGTGAACTTACATCGCATTGATAAGGGCCAAAGAGTTTCTTACAACGGCCGCTGGCAAGCCCCACGGCCTTCGGTTATTGGGACGGTGGCATTTGGCTATGCTGATGGTTTTCCTCGTCGCCTATCAAATAAGGGCGTGGTATTGTACCGCGGTCAAAGAGTCCCGGTGATAGGAACTGTGTGTATGGATTATATTTTGGTAGACATTACAGATGTGGCAACACCACCTCCCATTTTGGGTGAGGAAGTTGTGGTGATCGGGCAGCAGCAGGACCAGGCCATTGCGGCTGATGAAATCGCTACTTTGGCTGAGACCATTTCCTACGAAATCTTTACTGGTATTGCTTCTAGAGTGCCTCGAGAATATCTAAGTGGTAATATTTCCGAGGTTAAAGCATGA
- a CDS encoding diguanylate cyclase: MNIAKYRSAFSVFVIDGDSHRGSEVANRLGQTGYNCHLVLDQIEIEQRISDTPPHIVLLALSDNADVDKQLVKHLLRLLPEVQLILLAENEQFQQGVSLYSEGIYDCLALPLSHTDLLIQAVDRAATTNYFIYMNEQLKDQLQEGRPKASPSSLALFEVWLVELHKKKTLEASVQHFLKECRRYLSGEAIAFFKYLPGQQSLVLAQAEGHSLVGVRGHGIDLTENANLPPMEQLQDPQRITGMKQLVENTLGWAQYDAFVFRVQSDVRGIFVLPVNSVTVKNGEATDPYVKACLGALGQLAITQGLERKIHRLSQVDEVTGLLNRSNFLQAVRAEVSRARRITQPVSLAILSIDHFSKYLEQQPRDAHVLLKAIAQVVSENSRLNDVVGRLGPTEIGLIMPHTPKKGAALKSERLRRIIETLSLAHLVKNPPTVTLSIGVGEYPSLCSDADELLKAVDEALDQVKRAGHNRVCLSSVPSHFVPDFFVEPK; this comes from the coding sequence TTGAATATAGCTAAATACCGTTCGGCTTTTTCTGTTTTCGTTATCGATGGAGATTCCCATCGTGGCAGTGAAGTGGCCAATCGGCTTGGGCAGACGGGTTATAATTGTCACCTCGTTCTTGATCAAATTGAAATCGAACAGCGGATTAGCGATACTCCGCCGCATATTGTGTTGCTGGCCCTCAGTGATAATGCTGATGTCGACAAACAGTTAGTGAAACATCTACTGCGTCTATTGCCAGAGGTGCAATTAATTCTGTTGGCAGAAAATGAACAGTTTCAACAAGGAGTGTCTCTTTATAGTGAAGGCATCTACGACTGTTTAGCCCTTCCTTTAAGTCATACAGATTTGTTAATTCAGGCGGTGGATCGCGCTGCAACCACAAATTATTTTATTTACATGAATGAACAACTCAAAGATCAGCTGCAAGAGGGCAGACCCAAAGCGTCGCCCTCAAGCTTGGCCTTATTTGAAGTGTGGTTGGTAGAGTTGCATAAAAAGAAAACATTAGAAGCCTCTGTTCAACATTTTTTAAAAGAGTGTCGCCGCTATTTGAGCGGTGAGGCCATCGCCTTTTTTAAATACCTTCCGGGCCAACAATCATTGGTTTTAGCACAAGCCGAGGGACACTCTTTGGTTGGGGTGCGCGGCCACGGAATCGACCTGACGGAAAACGCAAATCTCCCCCCAATGGAACAGCTTCAAGATCCACAGCGCATCACTGGGATGAAGCAACTTGTAGAGAACACGCTAGGGTGGGCCCAATACGATGCCTTTGTTTTTCGAGTTCAAAGTGACGTTCGAGGCATTTTTGTGTTGCCAGTGAACTCTGTGACAGTGAAAAATGGCGAAGCCACCGACCCCTATGTAAAAGCCTGTTTAGGTGCTCTTGGGCAGTTGGCCATCACTCAGGGGCTCGAGCGGAAAATTCATCGGCTAAGTCAGGTCGATGAGGTGACCGGACTGCTTAACCGGTCAAATTTTTTGCAAGCAGTGCGCGCCGAGGTGTCTCGGGCCAGGCGAATCACACAACCGGTGAGTTTGGCCATTTTATCCATAGATCATTTTTCAAAATATTTAGAACAGCAGCCGCGGGACGCTCATGTATTGTTAAAAGCCATAGCCCAGGTGGTGTCAGAGAACAGCCGTCTCAATGATGTTGTGGGGCGCTTGGGGCCAACAGAGATTGGCTTGATTATGCCTCACACTCCGAAGAAGGGGGCCGCACTAAAATCAGAACGTCTGCGCCGAATTATTGAGACCTTGAGCCTTGCCCACTTGGTGAAAAACCCACCCACGGTGACTTTGAGTATTGGTGTGGGTGAATATCCTTCGCTTTGTAGTGATGCCGATGAACTGCTGAAGGCGGTCGATGAGGCCCTTGACCAAGTAAAGAGAGCTGGCCATAACCGGGTGTGTTTGTCGTCAGTGCCGTCTCACTTTGTCCCCGATTTTTTTGTTGAACCGAAATAG
- a CDS encoding sensor histidine kinase, which translates to MKIQHWTVIATIMAVLVFTGAAIWETARQLKISQAQALQKHAVKEATLLRRSVQTHVDAVNYSLRSMPESESDLQGLIYKSVFLAVSDFVVGSDGQWKPQWLVSQSSAFGKDLTAMTRLAADLPFARVSKESTAWTRVLDDKGLPYIVVMSSAKTSGVVRLAFLPIQFFADLNQAFKSGSDEVFIVDNRGLALGYADQEYLGASLQRHPLISQLVGQQNLKATGEFRNFSADYLVGAYEQVANTNLYVAIAVPAMGQVTAAENYGLTFLFMGLGFALFLAALLWVMVKPSMDKLEYLKGAVLNIAAGQTPKPSDVFGAHENGVRDALMRLASQSPLPVETRQMTPQNTVLVNPKSTKVSAYDNEEVRRDLENDVLKKVGGSLAASLKGPLSAILGHAQMARTLSQEKNLRQHFTVIEREARRGRDIVENLNRFVGVKDFKRQKSDLQDVVLTALGVFKETLADQHVKVSKSLSTDRLIDIDVKAVQQAVEQVIGFSLGILNAAGPKEMNFDIEPKGQSLTLKIYVPSATLPEGDFNRVFDPFYSLPGYSDMSGMGLSVAKGLVTAMGGEIFLDIDNASGATFVISFPTIDGDRLQTALDLKTSVTAHAVVPSKESDAPYPNVPGDSSKLKPLTGSSADGLPVAPAPDEMTFAGELPDDEDEVVMDVQEEEAPELALSVSENGAEDWKAVDTHAESSEVSRSGAIIDEEAEEFQVVIRPPKVRVEN; encoded by the coding sequence ATGAAGATTCAACATTGGACCGTGATAGCTACCATTATGGCCGTATTGGTCTTTACAGGAGCGGCCATTTGGGAGACGGCTCGGCAATTAAAAATTTCACAGGCTCAAGCGTTGCAGAAACATGCGGTGAAAGAGGCCACTTTATTGCGCCGATCTGTGCAGACCCATGTGGACGCTGTTAACTATTCGCTTCGATCAATGCCCGAGTCTGAGTCGGATTTGCAGGGACTCATCTATAAATCAGTTTTTTTGGCCGTATCTGATTTTGTCGTTGGAAGTGATGGTCAATGGAAACCCCAGTGGCTGGTCAGCCAAAGTTCCGCCTTTGGCAAGGATTTAACGGCAATGACTCGATTGGCTGCGGATTTGCCCTTTGCCAGAGTCTCCAAGGAATCCACAGCTTGGACTCGAGTTTTAGACGACAAGGGGCTGCCTTACATTGTTGTAATGTCCTCTGCAAAAACCAGTGGCGTGGTTCGATTGGCCTTTTTGCCCATTCAATTTTTTGCAGATTTGAATCAGGCGTTTAAGTCAGGTTCAGATGAAGTGTTTATCGTAGACAACAGGGGTCTAGCCCTTGGATACGCAGATCAAGAGTATTTGGGAGCATCCCTTCAGCGACACCCATTAATATCGCAACTGGTGGGGCAGCAAAATTTAAAAGCCACCGGTGAGTTTCGTAATTTTAGTGCCGATTATTTGGTTGGTGCCTATGAGCAAGTGGCGAACACAAACCTCTATGTGGCCATCGCCGTCCCGGCAATGGGCCAAGTCACCGCGGCAGAAAATTATGGGTTGACCTTTCTGTTTATGGGGCTGGGTTTTGCCCTGTTTTTGGCGGCCCTTTTGTGGGTTATGGTTAAGCCGTCTATGGACAAACTGGAGTATCTTAAAGGTGCTGTGTTGAACATTGCGGCAGGTCAGACTCCAAAACCCTCAGATGTTTTTGGTGCTCATGAAAATGGAGTGAGAGATGCATTAATGCGTTTAGCCTCGCAGAGTCCATTGCCAGTGGAAACCCGTCAAATGACACCGCAAAATACGGTCCTGGTAAATCCCAAAAGCACCAAAGTTTCAGCCTATGACAATGAGGAAGTGCGGCGAGATCTAGAAAATGATGTTTTAAAAAAGGTGGGCGGCAGTTTGGCGGCTTCGCTTAAAGGGCCACTTTCTGCGATTCTCGGACACGCTCAAATGGCGCGCACACTCTCCCAAGAAAAGAATCTTCGCCAACACTTCACAGTGATAGAGCGCGAAGCTCGGCGGGGTCGAGATATTGTGGAGAATCTCAATCGCTTTGTAGGGGTTAAAGATTTCAAACGGCAAAAGTCAGACCTACAAGATGTGGTGCTTACCGCATTGGGAGTGTTTAAAGAAACTTTGGCCGATCAGCATGTTAAGGTGTCAAAATCTTTGTCCACAGATCGACTGATAGACATAGATGTGAAAGCCGTGCAGCAGGCCGTGGAGCAAGTGATTGGCTTCAGTCTCGGAATTTTAAATGCAGCAGGCCCAAAAGAAATGAATTTTGATATTGAGCCAAAGGGGCAGTCCTTAACTCTAAAGATTTATGTGCCCTCTGCTACATTGCCTGAAGGAGATTTTAATCGGGTTTTTGATCCATTTTATTCTTTGCCGGGATATTCTGATATGTCTGGTATGGGGTTGTCTGTGGCAAAGGGTTTAGTGACAGCTATGGGGGGGGAAATCTTTTTAGATATAGATAATGCCTCCGGTGCGACATTTGTGATTTCCTTTCCCACTATTGATGGCGACCGTCTACAGACGGCCTTAGATTTGAAAACTTCTGTGACAGCCCATGCTGTGGTGCCCAGCAAAGAGTCTGACGCTCCTTATCCCAATGTGCCGGGAGACTCCAGTAAGCTCAAACCTCTAACGGGATCGTCCGCCGACGGCTTGCCCGTGGCTCCGGCTCCCGATGAAATGACCTTTGCCGGAGAGCTTCCAGACGATGAAGATGAGGTTGTGATGGACGTGCAGGAAGAAGAGGCGCCGGAGTTGGCCCTTTCTGTGTCTGAAAATGGGGCTGAGGATTGGAAAGCCGTTGACACCCATGCAGAGTCTAGCGAAGTCTCTAGGTCTGGCGCAATCATCGACGAAGAGGCCGAAGAGTTTCAAGTGGTGATTCGCCCTCCCAAGGTGAGGGTTGAGAATTGA
- a CDS encoding lysophospholipase — protein MAKRYEGQLLGYDDTEIFYQTWEPSETRGVIVVTHGMAEHSECYHEFAEEISNDGWMVVGWDLRGHGRSGGKRGYVADFSDYISDLEKTVSHILTEQSGGGQPLVLLGHSLGGLITTLFYLKNQTKEVKALCLSSPALGLAIKVPKFKDTLARLAADWMPTLTLYNEIKYSDLVRDEAKQKAYSHDPLRHDKISPAVFLGMLAGFDTAMQGAKSIQIPLLLQHSGDDRIVSPDAAKKFFEKVGSDQKKIIVYKDSLHEIFNDLDRTEAISDLREFLRRIK, from the coding sequence ATGGCGAAACGATACGAAGGCCAATTACTTGGCTACGATGACACCGAAATTTTTTACCAAACATGGGAACCCAGCGAAACCCGAGGTGTGATCGTTGTCACCCACGGCATGGCTGAACACTCTGAATGTTACCATGAATTTGCTGAAGAGATAAGCAACGACGGCTGGATGGTAGTAGGATGGGACCTTCGAGGACATGGTCGATCCGGTGGCAAACGCGGATACGTGGCCGATTTTTCCGACTATATATCTGACCTTGAAAAAACCGTAAGCCATATTTTGACCGAACAAAGTGGGGGCGGCCAGCCCTTGGTCCTGCTTGGCCACTCTTTGGGCGGCTTGATCACCACTTTGTTTTACCTTAAAAACCAAACCAAAGAGGTGAAGGCCTTGTGCTTAAGTTCCCCCGCTTTGGGTTTAGCTATCAAGGTCCCCAAGTTCAAAGATACCCTGGCTCGCTTGGCTGCCGACTGGATGCCCACCCTCACCCTCTACAACGAGATCAAATATTCGGATTTGGTGCGCGATGAGGCCAAACAAAAAGCCTACTCCCATGACCCTCTACGTCACGATAAAATTTCACCTGCCGTATTTTTGGGAATGCTTGCGGGGTTTGATACGGCCATGCAGGGAGCAAAATCCATTCAGATCCCACTTTTACTGCAGCACTCCGGAGATGACCGCATTGTCAGCCCCGATGCTGCAAAAAAGTTTTTTGAAAAGGTCGGTTCTGATCAGAAAAAAATCATTGTATATAAAGACAGCCTGCATGAAATATTTAATGACCTAGACAGAACCGAGGCCATTTCGGATCTGCGTGAGTTTTTGCGAAGAATTAAGTAA